In a single window of the Callithrix jacchus isolate 240 chromosome 1, calJac240_pri, whole genome shotgun sequence genome:
- the IGLL1 gene encoding immunoglobulin lambda-like polypeptide 1, which yields MRPGTGQRGHEAPGEPGADPRQRWPLLLLGLAVVSHGLLHPMAALQSRALGPGAPGGSSRSSLRSRWGSRFLLQHGSWAGPRCWPRDVQSRQNSLRHVFGSGTQLSVLGQPKATPWVTLFPPSSEELQANKATLVCLMNDFYPGILTVIWKADGTPITQGVETTTPSKQSNNRYAASSYLSLTPEQWRSRSSYSCHVIHEGCTVEKTVATAGCP from the exons ATGAGGCCTGGGACAGGCCAGAGGGGCCATGAGGCCCCTGGTGAGCCAGGCGCCGACCCCAGGCAGCGCTGGCCCCTGCTGTTGCTGGGTCTGGCTGTGGTAAGCCATGGCCTGCTGCACCCAATGGCTGCACTGCAGAGCCGGGCCCTGGGCCCTGGAGCCCCTGGAGGAAGCAGCCGGTCCAGCCTGAGGAGCCGGTGGGGCAG CAGGTTCCTGCTCCAGCATGGCTCCTGGGCTGGCCCCAGGTGTTGGCCTCGGGATGTTCAATCCAGGCAGAATTCACTGAGGCATGTGTTTGGCAGCGGGACCCAGCTCAGCGTTTTAG GTCAGCCCAAGGCCACCCCCTGGGTCACTCTGTTCCCGCCCTCCTCTGAGGAGCTCCAAGCCAACAAGGCCACACTGGTGTGTCTCATGAATGACTTCTATCCAGGAATCTTGACGGTGATCTGGAAGGCAGATGGCACCCCCATCACCCAGGGTGTGGAGACCACCACGCCCTCCAAACAGAGCAACAACAGGTATGCGGCCAGCAGCTACCTGAGCCTGACGCCCGAGCAGTGGAGGTCCCGCAGCAGCTACAGCTGCCACGTTATACACGAGGGGTGCACCGTGGAGAAGACAGTGGCCACTGCAGGATGTCCTTAG
- the VPREB3 gene encoding pre-B lymphocyte protein 3, with translation MACWCLSLLLMGTLMSASQPVLAQPDALLVFPGQVAQLSCTLSPQHVTIEDYGVSWYQQRAGSAPRYLLYYRSEEDHHRPTDIPDRFSAAKDEAHNACVLTISPVQPEDDADYYCSVGYGSGP, from the exons ATGGCCtgctggtgcctcagcctccttctgaTGGGGACTTTAATGTCAG CTTCCCAGCCAGTCCTGGCCCAGCCGGATGCACTGCTGGTCTTCCCAGGCCAAGTGGCTCAACTCTCTTGCACGCTCAGCCCCCAGCACGTCACCATCGAGGACTACGGTGTGTCCTGGTACCAGCAGCGGGCAGGCAGTGCCCCTCGATATCTCCTCTACTACCGCTCAGAGGAGGATCACCACCGGCCCACTGACATCCCTGACCGATTCTCAGCAGCCAAGGATGAAGCCCACAATGCCTGTGTCCTCACCATCAGCCCTGTGCAGCCGGAGGATGACGCAGATTACTACTGCTCTGTTGGCTACGGCTCTGGTCCCTAG
- the ZNF70 gene encoding zinc finger protein 70, translating into MEVPPATKFGETFAFENRLESQQGLFPGDDLGDPFLQERGLEQMAVIYKEIPLGEQGEEHGDYEGNFSLCSSPVQHQSIPPGTRAQDDELFGQTFLQKSDLSVCQIIHGEEPSPLDYAETDRGDSGPNVPHRTQPAKPYACRECGKAFSQSSHLLRHLVIHTGEKPYECSECGKAFSQSSHLLRHQVIHTGEKPYECQECGKAFRQSSALTQHQKIHTGKRPYECRECGKDFSRSSSLRKHERIHTGERPYQCKECGKSFNQSSGLSQHRKIHTLKKPHECDLCGKAFCHRSHLIRHQRIHTGKKPYKCDECGKAFSQSSNLIEHRKTHTGEKPYKCQKCGKAFSQSSSLIEHQRIHTGEKPYECCQCGKAFCHSSALIQHQRIHTGKKPYTCECGKAFRHRSALIEHYKTHTREKPYVCNLCGKSFRGSSHLIRHQKIHSGEKL; encoded by the coding sequence ATGGAGGTTCCCCCAGCAACCAAGTTTGGCGAAACCTTTGCATTTGAGAACAGGTTAGAGTCACAACAAGGACTTTTCCCAGGGGATGACCTGGGGGACCCTTTTCTTCAGGAAAGAGGTTTGGAGCAAATGGCTGTGATCTACAAGGAGATCCCTCTTGGTGAGCAAGGCGAGGAACATGGTGATTACGAGGGCAATTTCAGTCTGTGCTCAAGCCCTGTTCAGCATCAAAGTATCCCCCCAGGAACCAGAGCCCAGGATGATGAGCTGTTTGGCCAGACCTTCCTCCAGAAATCCGACCTCAGCGTGTGTCAGATAATCCACGGTGAGGAACCCAGCCCACTTGATTATGCAGAAACAGACAGGGGGGACTCAGGACCTAATGTGCCTCACAGAACCCAACCAGCCAAGCCCTACGCATGTCGAGAGTGCGGGAAGGCCTTCAGCCAGAGTTCACACCTGCTCCGACACCTGGTGATCCACACCGGGGAGAAGCCCTATGAGTGCAGCGAGTGCGGGAAGGCCTTCAGCCAGAGCTCCCACCTGCTCAGGCACCAAGTCATCCACACCGGGGAGAAGCCCTACGAGTGCCAGGAGTGCGGGAAGGCCTTCCGCCAGAGCTCCGCCCTCACGCAGCACCAAAAGATCCACACCGGAAAGAGGCCCTACGAGTGCAGGGAATGCGGGAAAGATTTCAGCCGCAGCTCCAGCCTCAGAAAACACGAGAGGATTCATACAGGAGAGAGACCTTAtcaatgtaaggaatgtgggaagtcCTTCAACCAGAGCTCGGGCCTAAGCCAGCACCGGAAGATCCACACCTTAAAGAAACCTCACGAGTGTGATCTCTGTGGGAAAGCCTTTTGTCACAGGTCACACCTCATCCGACACCAGCGGATCCACACCGGGAAGAAACCTTACAAGTGCGATGAGTGCGGGAAGGCCTTCAGCCAGAGCTCCAACCTCATTGAGCATCGCAAGACCCACACCGGCGAGAAGCCCTACAAATGCCAGAAGTGCGGGAAAGCCTTCAGCCAGAGCTCCTCCCTCATTGAGCACCAGCGCATCCACACCGGCGAGAAGCCGTACGAGTGCTGTCAGTGCGGCAAGGCCTTCTGCCACAGCTCCGCGCTCATCCAGCACCAGAGAATCCACACCGGCAAGAAGCCCTACACCTGCGAGTGCGGCAAAGCCTTCCGGCACAGGTCAGCCCTCATCGAGCACTACAAAACCCACACTCGAGAGAAGCCCTACGTGTGCAATCTGTGCGGCAAGTCCTTCCGGGGCAGCTCGCACCTGATTCGGCATCAGAAGATCCATTCTGGGGAGAAGTTGTAG
- the LOC103794241 gene encoding eukaryotic translation initiation factor 1A, X-chromosomal-like: MPKNKGKGGKNRRRGKNENESEKRELVFKEDGQEYAQVIKMLGNGRLEAMCFDGVKRLCHIRGKLRKKVWINTSDIILVGLRDYQDNKADVILKYNADEARSLKAYGELPEHAKVNETDTFGPGDDDEIQFDDIGDDDEDIDDI, translated from the coding sequence ATGCCCAAGAATAAAGGTAAAGGAGGTAAAAACAGACGTAGAGGTAAGAATGAGAATGAATCTGAAAAAAGAGAACTAGTATTCAAAGAAGATGGTCAGGAGTATGCTCAGGTGATCAAAATGTTGGGAAATGGACGGCTAGAAGCAATGTGTTTCGATGGTGTAAAGAGGTTATGTCACATCAgaggaaaattgagaaaaaaggTTTGGATAAATACCTCCGACATAATATTGGTTGGTCTCCGAGACTACCAGGATAACAAAGcggatgtaattttaaaatacaatgcaGACGAAGCCAGAAGTCTGAAGGCATATGGCGAGCTTCCAGAGCATGCTAAAGTCAATGAAACGGATACATTTGGTCCGGGAGATGATGATGAAATTCAGTTCGATGACATTGGAGATGATGATGAAGATATTGACGACATCTAA